From one Streptomyces sp. CA-210063 genomic stretch:
- a CDS encoding MFS transporter, whose protein sequence is MAVGATGSAGATGSAGSTGAIVPVLAFAGIVVAVMQTLLVPVIKDLPQLLDTSPSNATWVLTSTLLSGAVATPIMGRLGDLFGKRRMLLASLAVMVVGALISGFTSELVPMIVGRTLQGFSMGVIPLGIGLMRDELPRERLGSAMALMSSSIGVGGGLALPLAAVVAQNTDWHALFFGAAGLGVLAIVLTLVAVPETKTRAKGTFDHLGAVGLSLGLVLFLLPITKGSDWGWTSPATLGLFAASAVVLLLWGVLELRIAAPLVDLRTTARREVLLTNLASIMVGVSFYVVSLVLPQLLQLPSSTGYGLGQSMVVAGLCVAPLGLTMMFTAPVYARVSAKYGPKTTLILGLLIIAIGYGAGLGLMSAAWQTVIVSVVLGTGIGLAYSSLPALIVGAVDPSETGAANGLNTLMRSIGTSVSSAVIGMVLANTANHVGGVAIPTMHGFRVSFLIATAAVAVGIVLAFFLPGRRPTPGLTHRATTETPETSEIDTTDVTGVTGVTGVTGVTGKEITAAVARSAERVS, encoded by the coding sequence ATGGCCGTCGGAGCGACCGGATCGGCCGGAGCGACCGGATCGGCCGGATCGACCGGTGCGATCGTCCCGGTGCTGGCCTTCGCGGGGATCGTGGTCGCGGTGATGCAGACCCTGCTGGTCCCGGTGATCAAAGACCTCCCGCAACTGCTGGACACCTCCCCCAGCAACGCCACCTGGGTCCTGACCTCCACCCTGCTCTCCGGCGCCGTGGCCACCCCGATCATGGGCCGGCTGGGCGACCTCTTCGGCAAGCGCCGCATGCTGCTCGCCAGCCTGGCCGTGATGGTGGTCGGCGCGCTGATCAGCGGTTTCACCAGCGAGCTGGTCCCGATGATCGTCGGCCGTACCCTTCAGGGCTTCTCCATGGGCGTGATCCCGCTGGGCATCGGCCTGATGCGCGACGAACTGCCCCGCGAACGCCTCGGCTCCGCCATGGCCCTGATGAGCTCGTCCATAGGCGTCGGCGGCGGACTCGCGCTGCCGCTCGCCGCCGTGGTCGCCCAGAACACCGACTGGCACGCCCTCTTCTTCGGCGCCGCCGGCCTCGGCGTCCTCGCGATCGTGCTCACCCTCGTCGCCGTACCGGAGACGAAGACGCGCGCGAAGGGCACGTTCGACCACCTCGGCGCAGTCGGCCTCTCCCTCGGGCTCGTCCTCTTCCTCCTGCCGATCACCAAGGGCAGCGACTGGGGCTGGACCTCCCCGGCCACGCTCGGCCTGTTCGCCGCGTCGGCCGTCGTCCTGCTCCTCTGGGGCGTCCTGGAACTCCGCATCGCCGCCCCGCTGGTGGACCTGCGCACCACCGCCCGCCGCGAGGTCCTCCTCACCAACCTCGCCTCGATCATGGTCGGCGTCTCCTTCTACGTCGTCTCCCTCGTCCTGCCGCAGCTCCTCCAGCTCCCCTCCTCCACCGGCTACGGCCTCGGCCAGTCGATGGTCGTCGCGGGCCTGTGCGTGGCCCCGCTGGGCCTGACGATGATGTTCACCGCGCCCGTCTACGCCCGGGTCTCCGCCAAGTACGGCCCGAAGACCACCCTCATCCTCGGCCTGCTGATCATCGCGATCGGCTACGGCGCCGGCCTCGGTCTGATGAGCGCCGCCTGGCAGACCGTGATCGTCTCGGTGGTCCTGGGCACGGGCATCGGCCTCGCCTACTCCTCGCTCCCGGCGCTGATCGTCGGCGCCGTCGACCCGTCCGAGACGGGCGCCGCGAACGGTCTCAACACCCTGATGCGCTCCATCGGTACGTCCGTGTCGAGCGCCGTCATCGGCATGGTGCTGGCCAACACCGCGAACCACGTCGGCGGCGTCGCGATCCCCACCATGCACGGCTTCCGCGTCTCCTTCCTGATCGCCACGGCCGCGGTCGCCGTCGGTATCGTCCTGGCCTTCTTCCTCCCGGGCCGCCGCCCCACCCCCGGCCTGACGCACCGCGCGACCACCGAGACCCCGGAGACCAGCGAGATCGACACCACCGACGTCACCGGCGTCACCGGCGTCACCGGCGTCACCGGCGTCACCGGCAAGGAGATCACGGCAGCCGTCGCACGCTCCGCCGAGCGGGTGTCCTGA
- a CDS encoding class I SAM-dependent methyltransferase has product MSAAPAPVPSPAPKPEILAAFESAKGFMPVGEGLALHAAAVEAGRLGLPLLEVGTYCGRSTILLADAAREAGVTAITVDHHRGSEEQQPGWEYHDASTVDPEVGRMDTLPTFRRTLHKAGLEDHVVAVVGRSPQVAAFWGTPLGFVFVDGGHTDEHATADYEGWAPHVAPDGLLVIHDVFPDPADEFTGQAPYRVYLRALASGAFTEVSATDSLRVLRRTGTGI; this is encoded by the coding sequence ATGTCCGCGGCCCCCGCCCCGGTCCCGAGCCCGGCCCCCAAGCCGGAGATCCTGGCCGCCTTCGAGTCGGCCAAGGGGTTCATGCCCGTGGGTGAGGGGCTGGCCCTTCACGCGGCGGCGGTGGAGGCGGGGCGGCTCGGGCTGCCGCTGCTGGAGGTCGGGACGTACTGCGGGCGTTCCACGATCCTGCTGGCCGACGCGGCCCGCGAGGCGGGCGTCACGGCGATCACGGTCGACCATCACCGGGGCAGCGAGGAGCAGCAGCCGGGCTGGGAGTACCACGACGCCTCCACGGTCGACCCCGAGGTGGGCCGCATGGACACGCTCCCGACGTTCCGACGCACCCTTCACAAGGCGGGCCTGGAGGACCACGTCGTCGCGGTCGTCGGCCGGTCGCCGCAGGTCGCCGCCTTCTGGGGCACCCCCCTCGGCTTCGTCTTCGTCGACGGCGGTCACACCGACGAGCACGCCACCGCCGACTACGAGGGCTGGGCCCCGCACGTCGCCCCCGATGGTCTCCTCGTCATCCACGACGTCTTCCCCGACCCCGCCGACGAGTTCACCGGCCAGGCCCCGTACCGCGTCTACCTCCGCGCCCTCGCCTCCGGCGCCTTCACGGAGGTCTCGGCGACGGATTCCCTGCGGGTGCTGCGGCGGACCGGGACGGGGATCTGA
- a CDS encoding SigE family RNA polymerase sigma factor — translation MGDRKQARDEEFQSFLVGRWPRLMRTAFLLTGEQHAAEDLVQTTLEQVYVAWRRVGSTDDPDTYVRRVMINAHARKHRRRLKEFLAPRSDSDLVPELPDTGDRIAQADDRGALLKALSQLPPRQREAVVLRYWEDLSESRTAEAMGCSIGAVKSNAAKGIAKLRAIPGLAEMVTQGGRT, via the coding sequence ATGGGGGATCGGAAGCAGGCTCGGGACGAGGAGTTCCAGAGCTTCCTCGTCGGCCGCTGGCCACGGCTGATGCGTACGGCGTTTCTCCTCACGGGGGAGCAGCACGCCGCGGAGGACCTGGTCCAGACAACGCTGGAGCAGGTCTATGTGGCCTGGCGCCGGGTCGGCTCGACGGACGATCCGGACACATATGTACGGCGCGTGATGATCAACGCCCACGCGCGCAAGCACCGCAGACGCCTCAAGGAGTTCCTGGCGCCCCGGAGCGACTCGGACCTGGTGCCCGAGCTGCCCGACACCGGTGACCGCATCGCCCAGGCCGACGACCGAGGCGCCTTGCTCAAGGCCCTGTCCCAACTGCCGCCGCGCCAGCGCGAGGCCGTGGTCCTGCGGTACTGGGAGGACCTGAGCGAGAGCCGGACGGCGGAGGCGATGGGCTGTTCCATCGGCGCGGTGAAGAGCAACGCGGCGAAGGGCATCGCGAAGCTTCGAGCCATACCGGGACTGGCGGAGATGGTGACGCAGGGAGGCCGGACGTGA
- a CDS encoding prenyltransferase → MTTPRTEHLVLPGVLTAEEAAATVRGVLAVQRADGAIPWFRGHHLDPWDHTEAAMALDAAGEHEAAERAYEWLRLHQNADGSWYAAYADGDADDVTDRGRETNFVAYIAVGVWHHYLATGDDTFLDRMWPAVYAAVEFVLRLQQPGGQIGWRRDDDGTPTADALLTGSSSVHHALRCALAIAEQREEPQPDWELAVGALRHAIRRHPERFLDKDRYSMDWYYPVLGGALTGIEAKSRIEEGWDRFVVPGFGVRCVVPNPWVTGGESAELALALWVMGESDRALEILQSIQHLRDTDSGLYWTGYVFEDRAIWPEELTSWTAGSLLLAVAALGGDEATCAVFSGERLPRGLDAECC, encoded by the coding sequence GTGACGACGCCCCGGACAGAACACCTGGTCCTGCCCGGGGTCCTCACCGCCGAGGAGGCCGCCGCCACCGTGCGCGGCGTCCTCGCGGTGCAGCGCGCCGACGGTGCCATCCCGTGGTTCCGCGGGCACCACCTCGACCCGTGGGACCACACCGAGGCGGCCATGGCGCTGGACGCGGCCGGTGAGCACGAGGCCGCCGAGCGCGCCTACGAGTGGCTGCGCCTCCACCAGAACGCGGACGGCTCCTGGTACGCCGCCTACGCCGACGGGGACGCCGACGACGTCACCGACCGGGGCCGCGAGACCAACTTCGTCGCGTACATCGCCGTCGGCGTCTGGCACCACTACCTGGCCACCGGCGACGACACCTTCCTCGACCGCATGTGGCCGGCCGTCTACGCGGCGGTGGAGTTCGTGCTGCGGCTCCAGCAGCCCGGCGGCCAGATCGGCTGGCGGCGTGACGACGACGGCACGCCCACGGCCGACGCGCTGCTCACCGGCAGTTCCTCCGTCCACCACGCGCTGCGCTGCGCGCTCGCCATCGCCGAGCAGCGCGAAGAGCCGCAGCCCGACTGGGAGTTGGCCGTCGGCGCGCTGCGCCACGCGATACGCCGGCACCCCGAGCGGTTCCTCGACAAGGACCGCTACTCGATGGACTGGTACTACCCCGTGCTCGGCGGCGCGCTCACCGGCATCGAGGCCAAGTCCCGTATAGAGGAAGGCTGGGACCGCTTCGTCGTGCCCGGCTTCGGCGTCCGCTGTGTGGTCCCCAACCCGTGGGTGACCGGCGGCGAGTCGGCCGAACTCGCCCTGGCGCTCTGGGTGATGGGCGAGTCCGACCGCGCCTTGGAGATCCTCCAGTCCATCCAGCACCTCCGCGACACCGACTCGGGCCTGTACTGGACGGGTTATGTCTTCGAGGACCGGGCGATCTGGCCCGAGGAGCTGACTTCCTGGACCGCGGGATCCTTGCTGTTGGCCGTGGCCGCGTTGGGCGGCGACGAGGCGACGTGCGCGGTCTTCAGCGGGGAGCGCTTGCCGCGCGGGCTGGACGCGGAGTGCTGTTGA
- a CDS encoding DUF5336 domain-containing protein, translated as MNIRSLTRGDGVVIGAAVLLFIASFLDTFDGSGDDVPNAWDNLGLVMSMYVAGIVGAVLIVLARALPQPPKVIGLDVGQLGVALTIFAAWTSFWSIIDPFGAMEELLGAFGGSEPDSGAGLILGLIACLLLAAAAIATPLVPALKAALVGAPRPAAPQPYGAQPPGGYGYPGAGAQQAPFGAGQPGPGQPGPGAPFGGAPQQQAAAPQPPASDFSPFWFAVPVARPLFAEDGSQSTIAELAPGTWYLAVEQRGPSLVAQTQDGRRGVLQDTSGIQRG; from the coding sequence GTGAATATCCGCTCCCTCACCAGAGGCGACGGCGTCGTGATCGGAGCAGCGGTATTGCTGTTCATCGCGTCGTTCCTCGACACGTTCGACGGCTCCGGCGACGACGTACCCAATGCCTGGGACAACCTCGGCTTGGTGATGAGCATGTACGTCGCCGGCATCGTCGGTGCGGTGCTGATCGTCCTCGCCCGTGCGCTGCCGCAGCCGCCCAAGGTCATCGGCCTGGACGTCGGCCAGCTCGGGGTGGCGCTGACCATCTTCGCCGCGTGGACCTCGTTCTGGTCGATCATCGACCCGTTCGGAGCGATGGAGGAGTTGCTGGGCGCCTTCGGCGGCTCGGAGCCCGACTCCGGTGCCGGTCTCATCCTCGGTCTGATCGCCTGCCTGCTCCTGGCCGCCGCCGCCATCGCCACCCCCCTCGTCCCCGCCCTCAAGGCCGCCCTCGTCGGCGCCCCGCGTCCGGCCGCCCCGCAGCCGTACGGCGCGCAGCCGCCCGGTGGTTACGGCTACCCGGGCGCCGGTGCGCAGCAGGCTCCGTTCGGTGCGGGCCAGCCGGGGCCCGGTCAGCCGGGGCCGGGGGCGCCGTTCGGTGGTGCTCCGCAGCAGCAGGCGGCGGCGCCGCAGCCGCCGGCCAGTGACTTCTCGCCGTTCTGGTTCGCGGTGCCGGTGGCCCGTCCGCTGTTCGCGGAGGACGGTTCGCAGTCGACGATCGCCGAACTGGCGCCGGGCACCTGGTACCTGGCGGTCGAGCAGCGCGGCCCCAGCCTGGTGGCCCAGACGCAGGACGGCCGTCGTGGCGTCCTTCAGGACACCAGCGGTATCCAGCGCGGCTGA
- a CDS encoding vWA domain-containing protein translates to MRRPARTLTACLALALLAALSSACTRDPESITLKVLASPELADVAPLLADLKKETGVELDMEYEATADLAGQPPDSGRSEYDLAWPASDRSFLLRLRDSGGGAARPESTPVMRSPVVVGLTPQMADRLRAGVPGGRLSWADIADAAADGTVRFAMADPRRSDTGRAALVGVATAAAGTGSALREQDVSCDRLRGFRSGHTLTADSSRDLIDRYAEGRGEANTLIAHEAELLSLNARNAPRDQLEIVYPEDGMVLSDFPLLLLDPAQRSAYRTVVDWLLSADTQRKLMERTHRRPVNQDVEPAKQLRAAVGNALSFPDRLSIVERLIADYGDPNSRAADQVVFVLDYSGSMRGERMAGLRAAFAGLSGADPTSTGKFARFYRGERLTVVRFGGRVLEERTVTVRGDGDLKALDKVVTEGDFADSTAVWSALDRGYRIAADAVREQPQRPVSIVLMTDGESNSGIAYGEFVRRHDELGADVREVPTFPVHFGEADPAALKKAADLTGGRMVDAGRSSLSDAFKEIRGCH, encoded by the coding sequence ATGAGGCGGCCCGCCCGCACCCTGACCGCATGCCTGGCCCTCGCCCTCCTCGCCGCCCTCTCCTCCGCCTGCACCCGGGACCCGGAGAGCATCACCCTCAAGGTCCTCGCCAGCCCCGAACTCGCCGACGTGGCACCGCTGTTGGCGGACCTGAAGAAGGAGACCGGGGTAGAGCTGGACATGGAGTACGAGGCGACGGCCGACCTGGCGGGCCAGCCGCCCGACTCCGGCCGTTCCGAGTACGACCTGGCCTGGCCCGCCTCGGACCGGTCCTTCCTCCTGCGCCTGCGGGACTCCGGCGGCGGGGCGGCCCGCCCGGAATCGACCCCGGTCATGCGCTCACCCGTCGTCGTCGGCCTCACCCCTCAGATGGCGGACAGGCTGCGGGCCGGCGTCCCCGGCGGACGCCTCTCCTGGGCGGACATCGCGGACGCCGCCGCCGACGGCACCGTACGGTTCGCCATGGCCGACCCGCGGCGCAGCGACACCGGACGCGCGGCGCTCGTCGGGGTCGCCACCGCGGCCGCGGGCACCGGCAGCGCACTGCGCGAACAGGACGTCTCCTGCGACCGGCTGCGGGGCTTCCGCTCGGGGCACACCCTCACGGCCGACAGCTCACGCGACCTGATCGACCGGTACGCCGAGGGCCGGGGGGAGGCCAACACGCTGATCGCCCACGAGGCCGAGCTGCTGTCCCTGAACGCGCGGAACGCGCCGCGCGACCAGCTGGAGATCGTCTATCCGGAGGACGGCATGGTGCTGTCCGACTTCCCGCTGCTGCTGCTCGACCCCGCACAGCGCTCCGCGTACCGCACAGTCGTCGACTGGCTGCTGAGCGCCGACACCCAGCGGAAGCTGATGGAGCGGACCCACCGCCGCCCGGTCAACCAGGACGTCGAGCCCGCGAAGCAGCTCCGCGCGGCCGTCGGCAACGCCCTGTCCTTCCCCGACCGGCTCTCCATCGTCGAGCGGCTGATCGCCGACTACGGGGACCCGAACAGCCGGGCCGCCGACCAGGTGGTGTTCGTGCTCGACTACTCGGGCTCGATGCGCGGCGAACGGATGGCCGGGCTGCGGGCCGCCTTCGCCGGACTGAGCGGCGCCGACCCGACCTCCACCGGCAAGTTCGCCCGCTTCTACCGGGGCGAGCGCCTGACGGTCGTCCGGTTCGGCGGCCGTGTCCTGGAGGAACGCACCGTGACCGTACGCGGCGACGGTGATCTCAAGGCCCTCGACAAGGTCGTCACGGAAGGCGACTTCGCCGACTCCACCGCCGTGTGGTCCGCGCTCGACCGCGGCTACCGCATCGCCGCCGACGCCGTGCGCGAACAGCCCCAACGACCCGTGTCGATCGTGCTGATGACAGACGGCGAGAGCAACTCGGGTATTGCTTATGGGGAGTTCGTACGCCGTCACGACGAACTAGGCGCCGACGTACGCGAGGTGCCCACCTTCCCCGTCCATTTCGGAGAGGCCGACCCCGCCGCCCTGAAGAAGGCCGCCGACCTGACCGGCGGCCGTATGGTCGACGCCGGCCGCTCCTCGCTCTCCGACGCTTTCAAGGAGATCCGTGGGTGTCATTGA
- a CDS encoding LLM class F420-dependent oxidoreductase, whose product MRLGLALGYWGRGPSPDHVPLAREAERLGYDSVWTAESWGSDAFTPLTWIAAHTSRIKLGTAVAQMAARSPTTTAMHALTLDHLSGGRALLGLGLSGPQVVEGWYGRPFPKSPLTATREYVDVVRQVLRREAPVELDGRFHPLPYDGPDGTGTGKALKSITHPLRADLPVLLGAEGPKNIAQTTRIADGWLPLYWSPTRTDVYEASLTNLSDGFLIAPMARAKVCDDVAEGLLPVKAMLGFYIGGMGHAKRNFHADLMARMGYEEEARHIQRLFLDGRREEAVLAVPDAFADEISLIGPRERIAERLELWRKGPVTDLLVLAPDPHTLRVLAELNS is encoded by the coding sequence ATGCGACTCGGTCTCGCGCTCGGCTACTGGGGGCGCGGCCCCTCCCCCGACCACGTCCCGCTCGCGCGGGAGGCGGAGCGGCTCGGCTACGACTCGGTGTGGACCGCCGAGTCGTGGGGCTCGGACGCCTTCACCCCGCTCACCTGGATCGCGGCGCACACCTCAAGGATCAAGCTGGGCACGGCGGTTGCCCAGATGGCCGCCCGGTCGCCCACCACCACCGCGATGCACGCCCTGACCCTGGACCATCTCTCCGGCGGACGCGCCCTCCTCGGTCTGGGGCTCTCCGGGCCGCAGGTCGTCGAGGGCTGGTACGGGCGCCCGTTCCCGAAGTCCCCGCTGACCGCGACCAGGGAGTACGTCGACGTCGTACGCCAAGTCCTCAGGCGCGAGGCCCCCGTTGAGCTGGACGGGCGCTTCCACCCCCTCCCGTACGACGGGCCGGACGGCACCGGCACCGGCAAGGCGCTGAAGTCCATCACGCACCCCCTCCGCGCCGATCTGCCCGTCCTGCTCGGCGCCGAGGGGCCGAAGAACATCGCGCAGACGACCCGCATAGCGGACGGGTGGCTGCCGTTGTACTGGTCGCCGACACGGACCGATGTCTACGAGGCCTCGCTGACGAACCTCTCGGACGGCTTCCTCATCGCGCCCATGGCCCGCGCGAAGGTCTGCGACGACGTCGCCGAAGGGCTGCTGCCCGTGAAGGCGATGCTCGGCTTCTACATCGGCGGGATGGGGCACGCCAAGCGCAACTTCCACGCCGATCTCATGGCCCGCATGGGGTACGAGGAGGAGGCCCGGCACATCCAGCGGCTCTTCCTCGACGGGCGGCGCGAGGAGGCCGTACTCGCCGTACCGGACGCCTTCGCGGACGAGATCTCGCTGATCGGGCCGCGTGAACGCATCGCGGAGCGGCTGGAGTTGTGGCGGAAGGGGCCGGTGACGGACCTGCTGGTACTCGCCCCCGACCCGCACACCCTGCGTGTGCTCGCCGAGCTCAACTCCTAG
- a CDS encoding N-acetylmuramoyl-L-alanine amidase — protein MSYVGPDFDPPQPRRSALRRPLTVAVTAVVVGAVAGWGVWQAVGDSGGGDDGSDGAAVPQTRSATTPPASSDPSSSGDGDDKAASPSGSASAPAATGPLKGKVVVIDPGHNPGNFQHTTEINRKVNIGTAMKECDTTGTTTNDGYMEAKFTLDVSRRLRTLLQQQGATVKFTQDGDRNWGPCIDERARIGNEAKADAVVSIHADGSGAGNRGFHVILPGSVNEGDADTRPIVAPSSDLGERIAGYFVRATGSAPSNYVGDGTGLVTRTDLGGLNLSTVPKVFIECGNMRDSKDAALLTSGAWRQKAARGISDGITSFLEN, from the coding sequence GTGTCGTACGTAGGCCCGGACTTCGATCCGCCCCAGCCCCGCCGTTCCGCCCTTCGCCGTCCGCTGACCGTGGCGGTGACCGCGGTCGTGGTGGGGGCGGTGGCGGGGTGGGGGGTCTGGCAGGCCGTCGGGGATTCCGGGGGCGGGGACGACGGGTCGGACGGTGCGGCGGTCCCGCAGACGCGGTCGGCGACCACTCCCCCGGCGTCCTCCGACCCGTCCTCTTCCGGCGACGGCGACGACAAGGCGGCGAGCCCGTCCGGCTCCGCCTCCGCGCCCGCCGCCACCGGCCCCCTCAAGGGCAAGGTCGTCGTGATCGACCCGGGGCACAACCCCGGCAACTTCCAGCACACCACCGAGATCAACCGCAAGGTGAACATCGGGACGGCGATGAAGGAGTGCGACACGACGGGGACGACCACCAACGACGGTTACATGGAAGCCAAGTTCACGCTGGACGTCTCACGGCGGCTGCGGACGCTCCTCCAACAGCAGGGCGCCACGGTGAAGTTCACGCAGGACGGGGACCGGAACTGGGGTCCGTGCATCGACGAGCGGGCGCGGATCGGCAATGAGGCGAAGGCGGACGCGGTGGTGTCGATCCACGCGGACGGCTCGGGCGCCGGCAACCGCGGCTTCCATGTGATCCTGCCGGGTTCGGTGAACGAGGGCGACGCCGATACGCGGCCCATCGTCGCCCCTTCCAGCGACCTCGGCGAGCGCATCGCCGGCTACTTCGTCCGCGCCACCGGCAGCGCCCCCTCCAACTACGTCGGCGACGGCACCGGCCTCGTCACCCGCACCGACCTCGGCGGCCTCAACCTCTCCACCGTCCCCAAGGTGTTCATCGAGTGCGGCAACATGCGCGACAGCAAGGACGCGGCGCTGCTCACCAGCGGCGCGTGGCGGCAGAAAGCGGCGCGGGGAATCTCGGACGGCATCACGAGCTTCCTCGAAAATTGA
- a CDS encoding restriction endonuclease has translation MSRRSNGLAGIWAEAQRQQQRQSEARARQQREYERQQRAYQRELARSQREQQVAYRQQREAEARRRTEELDARVQALEGLLVAGCRAPAFRAASLTRPERLEPFSPGPLAHPVPMPDPNHYQVQGGWTAQRRAQAQAEARARFEHDWHAAQAAEAQRQRQLAQYQRQYEQWAEGQRAEIRRHNAGLAEMTTALRGGDPEAAVDYFSAALYASAAWPDGFPRGVSAAYDSAARQLVLDWELPRYDVVPEVKTVHYMPSVDQDKERPRPVTQRRALYRDVLAQCVLLVLHDLFAADEFDALESVVLNGFVDDHDPATGRRAQIFLATVMVPRSVFSGLHLEQVSAVDCLTDALRGQLSARPDQRTPVRPGRRPDDVGNGVVTHGGDEDPDLLEMDPLAFEALVAELFRAMGMQAVTTQRSNDGGVDVDALDPAPIRGGKIVVQVKRYRNTVPPTAVRDLYGTVQDAGANKGVLVTTSKFGPGSHTFAHGKPLELVSGRELVDLLHRHGLRGRLGTGERPAAAPSAVPAQRTSPETPGGAAPDDYSVLGMDWTGGVALDVCALVCHGNRVLSDDHFVFYNNLRTPDGTVRAVPPTAPDKAAIQVSFDALPEGADRLVLVAAIDPAVNPDADLSGFTDARIRLLDPARSEQGRLEVSDGRTGETALVLGSFRRRANGDWDFVVGGKGFRDGLEELVQDYGIEVA, from the coding sequence ATGAGTCGTCGCTCCAACGGGTTGGCCGGGATCTGGGCCGAGGCACAACGCCAGCAGCAGCGCCAGTCGGAGGCGCGGGCGCGGCAGCAGCGGGAGTACGAGCGACAACAGCGCGCGTACCAGCGGGAGTTGGCGCGCAGCCAGCGGGAGCAGCAGGTGGCGTACCGGCAGCAGCGCGAGGCGGAGGCGCGGCGGCGGACCGAGGAACTCGACGCGCGTGTCCAGGCCTTGGAGGGGCTGCTGGTCGCGGGGTGCCGGGCCCCGGCGTTCCGGGCGGCCTCCCTCACCCGTCCGGAGAGGCTGGAGCCGTTCTCGCCAGGGCCGCTCGCCCATCCGGTGCCCATGCCGGACCCCAACCACTACCAGGTACAGGGCGGTTGGACCGCCCAGCGCCGGGCGCAGGCACAGGCCGAGGCGCGCGCCCGGTTCGAGCACGACTGGCACGCGGCGCAGGCCGCCGAGGCACAGCGGCAGCGGCAACTGGCCCAGTACCAGCGGCAGTACGAGCAGTGGGCCGAGGGACAGCGGGCGGAGATCCGGCGGCACAACGCCGGGCTCGCGGAGATGACGACGGCACTGCGGGGCGGCGACCCGGAAGCAGCGGTCGACTACTTCTCCGCCGCCCTCTACGCCTCCGCCGCGTGGCCCGACGGCTTCCCCCGGGGTGTCTCCGCGGCGTACGACTCGGCGGCACGGCAACTGGTCCTGGACTGGGAGCTGCCCAGGTACGACGTCGTCCCCGAGGTGAAGACCGTCCACTACATGCCGAGCGTCGACCAGGACAAGGAGCGCCCGCGCCCGGTCACCCAGCGCCGGGCCCTGTACCGGGACGTCCTCGCGCAGTGCGTGCTCCTGGTGCTGCACGACCTCTTCGCCGCCGACGAGTTCGACGCACTGGAGTCGGTGGTCCTCAACGGGTTCGTCGACGACCACGATCCGGCGACCGGCCGCCGCGCCCAGATCTTCCTGGCGACCGTCATGGTGCCCCGCTCGGTGTTCTCCGGGCTGCACCTGGAGCAGGTGAGTGCCGTCGACTGCCTGACGGACGCGCTCAGGGGGCAACTGTCGGCCAGGCCGGACCAACGCACTCCCGTCCGCCCCGGCCGCAGGCCCGACGACGTGGGCAACGGCGTCGTCACCCATGGCGGCGACGAGGATCCCGACCTGCTGGAGATGGACCCCCTCGCCTTCGAGGCACTGGTCGCCGAACTGTTCCGGGCCATGGGCATGCAGGCCGTGACGACCCAGCGCTCAAACGACGGCGGGGTCGACGTCGACGCCCTGGACCCGGCCCCGATCCGGGGCGGCAAGATCGTCGTACAGGTCAAGCGCTACCGCAACACCGTCCCGCCGACCGCCGTACGCGACCTGTACGGCACGGTCCAGGACGCCGGCGCCAACAAGGGCGTCCTGGTCACGACGTCCAAGTTCGGCCCGGGCTCACACACCTTCGCCCACGGCAAACCGCTGGAACTCGTCTCGGGCCGCGAACTCGTCGACCTGCTGCACCGGCACGGGCTCCGGGGCCGCCTGGGGACGGGCGAGCGCCCCGCTGCCGCTCCTTCCGCCGTGCCCGCTCAGCGGACCTCGCCGGAGACCCCGGGTGGAGCGGCCCCGGATGACTACAGCGTGCTCGGCATGGACTGGACCGGCGGTGTCGCCCTGGACGTCTGCGCGCTCGTCTGCCACGGCAACCGGGTCCTCAGCGACGATCACTTCGTGTTCTACAACAACCTCCGGACCCCCGACGGCACGGTCCGCGCGGTCCCCCCGACCGCACCCGACAAGGCCGCCATCCAGGTCTCCTTCGACGCACTGCCGGAGGGAGCCGACCGTCTCGTCCTGGTCGCGGCGATCGACCCGGCCGTGAACCCCGACGCCGACCTCTCCGGCTTCACCGACGCCCGCATCCGCCTCCTGGACCCGGCGCGATCCGAACAGGGCCGCCTGGAGGTCTCCGACGGCCGCACCGGCGAGACGGCCCTGGTCCTCGGCTCCTTCCGCCGCCGCGCCAACGGCGACTGGGACTTCGTCGTCGGCGGCAAGGGGTTCCGGGACGGCTTGGAGGAGCTGGTCCAGGACTACGGCATAGAGGTGGCGTAG